One part of the Sorangiineae bacterium MSr11954 genome encodes these proteins:
- a CDS encoding PLP-dependent aminotransferase family protein translates to MRSWTFPIALDATSHTPIFAQIALAIANDIARGRLKKGDSLPGTRTLAETLGVHRTTVTAAYAELDAQGWVATRRGSSTFVATDSPDMRPRRFSKKEALQQGGVAARTGFALEPTSFPLRRVPNPPPGALAMWGGTPDLRLVPVELLARAYRRAARDRGGKLLGYCEHGRGHDRLRDALATMVSTARGITAERENVMVTRGSQMALDLVTRVLVRPGDVVAVESPGYQFAFALFSRAGARVLPIRVDEHGLDVDELARHAAQSRVRFVYVTPHHQFPTTTVLSPTRRLALLELARKHGMAIVEDDYDQEFHYDGRPVLPLASADAHGHVIYLGTLSKILAPGLRLGFVVAPEPLVARLAEEREIIDRQGDMVLESAVAELLEEGEVQRHVRRMRRAYRARRDALCEAVDKHLSSVVRYERPRGGLALWCTVSPDVDADQWLERARAKGVHFQTGREFTLDASPAPHVRFGYAMLHERELTTAVRRMAQAL, encoded by the coding sequence ATGCGCTCTTGGACCTTCCCCATCGCCCTCGACGCCACCAGCCACACGCCAATCTTCGCGCAGATCGCGCTGGCCATCGCCAACGACATCGCGCGGGGCCGGCTGAAAAAGGGGGATTCGCTCCCGGGGACGCGCACCCTGGCCGAGACCTTGGGCGTCCACCGCACCACGGTGACGGCGGCCTATGCGGAGCTCGATGCGCAGGGCTGGGTGGCCACCCGGCGCGGCTCGTCCACCTTCGTGGCCACCGATTCTCCCGACATGCGCCCGCGCCGCTTCTCGAAGAAAGAGGCGTTGCAGCAGGGCGGGGTGGCCGCGCGCACCGGCTTCGCGCTCGAGCCCACGTCCTTTCCCTTGCGACGCGTTCCCAATCCGCCGCCGGGCGCCCTGGCCATGTGGGGCGGCACCCCGGATCTGCGGCTGGTGCCCGTGGAGCTGCTCGCGCGCGCCTATCGCCGCGCCGCGCGCGATCGCGGTGGAAAGCTCCTCGGCTACTGCGAGCACGGCCGCGGCCACGATCGACTGCGCGACGCGCTGGCCACCATGGTCTCGACCGCGCGCGGGATCACCGCCGAGCGAGAGAACGTGATGGTCACGCGCGGCAGCCAAATGGCGCTGGATCTGGTGACCCGCGTGCTCGTGCGCCCGGGGGACGTGGTGGCCGTCGAGTCGCCCGGCTACCAGTTCGCGTTCGCCCTTTTCAGCCGCGCCGGCGCCCGGGTCTTGCCCATTCGGGTCGATGAGCACGGGCTCGACGTCGACGAGCTCGCGCGCCACGCGGCGCAGTCGCGCGTTCGCTTCGTCTACGTCACGCCGCACCATCAATTTCCGACCACCACCGTGCTCTCCCCCACGCGCCGCCTCGCGCTCCTCGAGCTGGCGCGGAAACACGGCATGGCCATCGTCGAAGACGACTACGATCAGGAGTTCCACTACGACGGCCGCCCGGTGCTGCCGCTGGCCAGCGCCGACGCGCACGGGCACGTCATCTACTTGGGGACCCTGTCGAAAATTTTGGCCCCCGGCCTCCGGCTCGGTTTCGTGGTCGCCCCCGAGCCCTTGGTCGCGCGCTTGGCCGAGGAGCGCGAGATCATCGACCGCCAAGGCGATATGGTCCTCGAGTCGGCGGTGGCGGAGCTGCTCGAGGAGGGCGAGGTGCAAAGGCACGTGCGCCGCATGCGCCGCGCGTACCGTGCCCGCCGCGACGCGCTCTGCGAGGCGGTCGACAAGCACCTTTCGAGCGTCGTTCGCTACGAGCGGCCCCGCGGAGGTTTGGCGCTCTGGTGCACCGTTTCCCCGGACGTCGACGCCGACCAGTGGCTCGAGCGCGCCCGCGCGAAAGGCGTTCACTTCCAAACGGGGCGAGAGTTCACCCTCGACGCATCACCGGCGCCCCACGTTCGATTCGGCTACGCCATGCTCCACGAGCGCGAGCTCACCACCGCCGTGCGCCGTATGGCGCAAGCGCTCTGA
- a CDS encoding VCBS repeat-containing protein: MAATNAVPNAARSLTRVVPLVAPLVASLVAIAASFACGGPSNGSHAAGAPPGSGHDPGDATTAGDGFEARGGAEIPGLAVAAPRALHFTDVADATGLAAVRREVANFWDIHAEDYDGDGWADIFISDHRNNHRLALNDRQGDFVNYPLPASDAQVWSMMATDFNNDGRLDISTNWDSASIKVYRNDGNRTFTPVAAGGSYESQANGMAWGDWNADGYPDYMVSGFFGNRIYLGRSSGYSNVTAQVSAIPSGYSQASLYFADLDDDRFPDIVIQPTNAKVGAGIFAPGVQHTTQILFNKGIAGAGAGFEPAVTGGLEGCPGPALALGDYDLDGDLDLFCAGSAGSGVPEPRKTFRVRLFRNQGNGSFTDVTAAAGLPMGDKPVNEYRVLYAQSAFADFDNDGRLDVMWIEPEPGGIHLFQNMGGGVFRDATAAAGLDAFRNDVPRFAIADFNRDGALDIAAMVGTQVPKVSLLRNDLRGANWIDLALEGSKVKTAAGSKVHVYQAGHLGDPAYRIAYREVLLSYSHRAPLEQHIAVQPGARYDARVQFWPEQTTVDVTNLTGGQRLRIEASGSSSSF; this comes from the coding sequence ATGGCAGCAACGAACGCGGTACCGAACGCAGCTCGCTCGCTCACCCGGGTGGTGCCCCTGGTAGCTCCCCTCGTAGCTTCTCTGGTCGCCATCGCCGCCTCGTTCGCGTGCGGGGGGCCTTCGAACGGGTCGCACGCCGCGGGCGCGCCCCCGGGCTCGGGCCACGATCCGGGCGACGCCACCACGGCCGGCGATGGCTTCGAGGCGCGCGGGGGCGCGGAGATCCCGGGCCTGGCGGTCGCCGCGCCGCGCGCGCTGCACTTCACCGACGTGGCGGATGCCACCGGGCTCGCCGCCGTGCGCAGGGAGGTCGCCAATTTTTGGGACATCCACGCCGAGGATTACGATGGCGATGGGTGGGCGGATATTTTTATTTCCGATCATCGAAACAACCATCGCCTCGCGCTCAATGACCGCCAAGGGGACTTCGTCAATTATCCGCTGCCTGCGTCGGACGCGCAGGTCTGGTCGATGATGGCGACCGACTTCAACAACGACGGGCGGCTCGATATCTCCACCAATTGGGATTCGGCGTCGATCAAGGTTTACCGCAACGACGGCAACCGAACGTTCACCCCCGTGGCGGCCGGGGGATCGTACGAGAGCCAGGCCAATGGAATGGCGTGGGGCGATTGGAACGCCGACGGCTATCCGGACTACATGGTGAGCGGGTTCTTCGGCAATCGCATCTACCTCGGTCGAAGCTCGGGGTATTCGAACGTCACCGCCCAGGTCTCCGCCATCCCCAGCGGCTACTCGCAGGCGTCCCTTTATTTCGCCGATCTCGACGACGACCGGTTCCCCGATATCGTGATTCAACCCACCAACGCCAAGGTGGGCGCGGGCATCTTCGCGCCGGGCGTCCAGCACACCACGCAAATTCTCTTCAACAAAGGCATCGCCGGCGCGGGGGCGGGGTTCGAGCCCGCGGTGACCGGCGGCCTCGAGGGGTGCCCCGGCCCGGCGCTCGCCCTGGGCGACTACGATCTCGACGGGGATCTCGACCTGTTTTGCGCAGGATCGGCAGGGTCGGGGGTGCCGGAGCCGCGCAAGACGTTTCGCGTGCGGCTCTTTCGAAATCAAGGCAACGGCAGCTTCACCGACGTGACGGCGGCCGCCGGTCTTCCCATGGGTGACAAGCCGGTGAACGAGTACCGCGTCCTCTATGCGCAATCGGCGTTTGCCGATTTCGACAATGACGGGAGGCTCGATGTGATGTGGATCGAGCCGGAGCCCGGCGGCATTCATCTCTTTCAGAACATGGGCGGAGGGGTCTTCAGGGACGCGACGGCCGCCGCGGGGCTCGACGCCTTTCGCAACGACGTGCCGCGATTTGCCATCGCGGACTTCAATCGCGATGGAGCGCTGGACATCGCGGCCATGGTGGGGACGCAGGTGCCCAAGGTGTCGCTCCTGCGGAACGATTTGCGGGGGGCGAACTGGATCGATCTCGCGCTCGAGGGCTCCAAGGTCAAGACCGCGGCCGGGAGCAAGGTCCACGTGTATCAGGCCGGGCACTTGGGCGATCCCGCTTACCGGATCGCGTACCGCGAGGTGCTACTCTCGTACAGCCACCGCGCGCCGCTCGAGCAGCACATCGCGGTGCAACCGGGCGCGCGCTACGACGCGCGCGTGCAGTTTTGGCCGGAGCAGACGACGGTCGACGTGACCAACCTCACCGGCGGACAGCGGCTGCGCATCGAGGCCTCGGGATCGAGCTCGTCGTTCTGA
- a CDS encoding DUF885 family protein produces the protein MHRREFLILGLASSTSALGLGCGPTPAPETPKPMQAAAGSSDGPRLRALLERIFREQLRASPESVTALGFDRGDGARAKSQLDERSIASDERRVQRQKGFLADLRAIDRARLSKADALHYDTVVYAFDTLVRATEQFDYGDKSDSAPYVISQLHGAYQFIPDFLDSQHRIEQKADAEAYIARLDAFSKVLDQETERATREGDRGILPPDFIVAKALIQLEKLRAAPAAETSLVGSVARRAREKQIAGEWEARATRLVEGPVRAALDRQIALLQRWRTKAVHDAGVWRLPRGDAYYAFGAKLHTTTALRADEIHALGLERVAEIAGRVDALMRGQGMSTGTVGERFAALAKDARFVHPNTDAGKAELLQDLRGKVRALEAKLPDYFGALPKARLEVKRVPPDIEAGQPRGRYDVGAIDGSRPGVYSINLRDTSEWAKWYLPTFAYHEGIPGHHLQMTLALEAPDTPMLRKTLSFDAYSEGWALYAEQLADEMGVYDRDPLGRIGMLQSLLFRAVRLVVDSGLHAKRWGREQAIRYMRETLGDPEGKVATEVERYTVWPGQACSYEIGHTRWLALRQYAKEKLGAKFDIRRFHDAALLPGAMPLEVLERVIHDWVRDLASS, from the coding sequence ATGCACCGCCGTGAATTCTTGATCCTCGGCCTCGCCAGCAGCACGAGCGCCCTCGGCTTGGGCTGCGGTCCGACGCCCGCCCCCGAGACCCCAAAGCCCATGCAAGCCGCCGCGGGCAGCTCCGATGGACCGCGCCTCCGCGCGCTCCTCGAGCGCATCTTTCGCGAGCAGCTGCGCGCCTCGCCCGAGAGCGTAACCGCGCTCGGCTTCGATCGAGGCGATGGCGCGCGGGCAAAGAGCCAGCTCGATGAGCGATCCATCGCCTCCGACGAGCGCCGCGTGCAAAGGCAAAAGGGCTTCCTCGCGGACCTTCGCGCCATCGATCGAGCGCGGCTCTCCAAGGCCGATGCCCTCCACTACGACACCGTCGTTTACGCGTTCGACACGTTGGTGCGCGCCACCGAGCAATTCGACTATGGCGATAAATCGGACTCCGCTCCCTATGTGATCAGCCAGCTCCATGGCGCCTACCAATTCATCCCCGACTTTCTGGATAGCCAGCACCGAATCGAGCAGAAGGCCGACGCCGAAGCGTACATCGCCCGCCTCGATGCGTTCTCCAAGGTGCTCGACCAAGAAACGGAGCGCGCCACGCGCGAGGGCGACCGCGGCATCCTCCCGCCCGATTTCATCGTCGCCAAGGCCCTGATCCAGCTCGAAAAGCTTCGCGCCGCGCCCGCCGCCGAGACATCGCTGGTCGGCTCCGTGGCCCGCCGCGCGCGCGAAAAGCAGATCGCCGGCGAGTGGGAGGCCCGCGCGACCCGCCTGGTGGAGGGACCGGTGCGCGCGGCCCTCGATCGGCAGATCGCGCTTCTCCAGCGCTGGCGCACCAAGGCCGTGCACGACGCGGGGGTATGGCGCTTGCCGCGCGGGGACGCGTATTACGCGTTTGGTGCCAAGCTTCATACGACCACCGCCCTGCGCGCCGACGAAATTCACGCGCTGGGCCTCGAGCGCGTGGCGGAGATCGCGGGGCGCGTCGATGCGCTCATGCGCGGCCAAGGGATGAGCACCGGCACGGTGGGCGAGCGATTCGCGGCGCTCGCGAAGGATGCGCGGTTCGTTCACCCGAACACGGACGCCGGAAAAGCCGAGCTCTTACAGGATTTGCGCGGCAAGGTGCGCGCGCTGGAGGCGAAGCTGCCCGACTACTTCGGGGCGCTCCCCAAGGCACGGCTCGAGGTCAAGCGGGTGCCGCCGGACATCGAGGCGGGCCAGCCGCGCGGCCGCTACGACGTGGGGGCCATCGATGGCTCGCGCCCTGGCGTCTATTCCATCAACCTGCGCGACACCAGCGAGTGGGCCAAGTGGTATTTGCCGACCTTCGCGTACCACGAAGGGATCCCGGGGCACCATTTGCAAATGACCTTGGCCCTCGAGGCGCCGGACACGCCCATGCTGCGCAAGACCCTGTCCTTCGACGCGTACAGCGAAGGCTGGGCGCTCTACGCCGAGCAGCTCGCCGACGAAATGGGCGTCTACGATCGCGATCCGCTGGGCCGGATCGGGATGCTGCAGTCGCTCTTGTTCCGGGCGGTGCGGCTGGTGGTCGACAGCGGTCTGCACGCCAAGCGCTGGGGCCGTGAGCAGGCCATTCGGTACATGCGCGAGACCTTGGGCGATCCGGAGGGCAAGGTCGCGACGGAGGTGGAGCGCTACACCGTGTGGCCGGGGCAAGCGTGCTCGTACGAAATTGGGCACACCCGCTGGCTGGCGCTGCGCCAATATGCCAAGGAGAAGCTCGGCGCGAAGTTCGATATCCGCCGCTTCCACGATGCAGCGCTCCTCCCGGGGGCGATGCCGCTCGAGGTGCTGGAGCGCGTGATCCACGACTGGGTGCGCGACCTCGCGAGCTCCTGA
- a CDS encoding LysE family translocator, which produces MSGSSIFLFAATLGVAAASPGPSSMALVARVLGRGSRGTPMLCLGLMFGDVCWLTFAALGAAALAERFQPLFLGIKYAGVVYLLYLAYKLWATRREGGEPAGKTVPGEGVRLLFTGISMSLSNPKTMLFYLALLPSIVDLSKLTFLDLATLASVTMMVVAAVTGTYVVLAGHARRFFRSASALRAVDRVSAVVMAAAACVIALR; this is translated from the coding sequence ATGAGCGGCTCGTCCATTTTTCTTTTTGCGGCCACCCTTGGAGTTGCGGCGGCCTCGCCCGGACCCTCGTCGATGGCCCTCGTCGCGCGCGTGCTGGGGCGCGGCTCCCGCGGCACGCCGATGCTTTGCCTGGGGCTGATGTTCGGTGACGTTTGTTGGCTGACCTTCGCGGCGCTGGGGGCGGCGGCCCTGGCGGAGCGGTTCCAGCCGCTGTTCCTCGGCATCAAATACGCCGGCGTCGTTTACTTGCTTTACCTGGCGTACAAGCTTTGGGCGACGCGCCGCGAGGGCGGCGAGCCCGCCGGCAAGACCGTGCCGGGCGAGGGCGTGCGCCTGCTCTTCACGGGCATTTCCATGTCGCTCAGCAACCCGAAGACCATGCTCTTCTACCTGGCGCTGCTGCCGAGCATCGTCGATCTCTCCAAGCTGACATTCCTCGATCTGGCGACCCTTGCCTCCGTCACCATGATGGTCGTGGCTGCGGTGACCGGCACCTATGTGGTCTTGGCCGGCCACGCGCGGCGCTTCTTTCGCTCGGCCTCCGCCCTGCGCGCCGTCGACCGCGTGAGCGCCGTGGTGATGGCCGCCGCCGCGTGCGTGATTGCCCTTCGCTGA